CGATTTCCTCGTTCGAGCGCGGCGCCGGACGCGGCTTGTAGTCGAAATCGACGACGATGCGCACGTCGGCGGCGATCGCGTCGTTCTTGGTGGCGAATACCGGGTTGAGGTCGAGTTCGACGATTTCAGGGAAATCGCTGACGAGCTGCGACACCTTGACGATGACGTCTGCCAGCGCGTCGCGGCTAACCGGATCGCCGCCGCGCACGCCCTTCAGCATGTCATGGGCCTGGATGCCGTCGAGCATCGACAAGGCGTCGTCCTTGGTCGCAGGCGCGAGCCGGAAGGTGATGTCCTTCAAAATCTCGACCAGCACGCCGCCGAGGCCGAAGGCCACCAGCTTGCCGAACGAGCCGTCGGTGATGGAGCCGATGATGACCTCGGTGCCGCCGGCCAGCATCTGCTGGACCTGGACGCCTTCGATCTTGGCGTCGGCCTTGTACTTCTTCGCATTCGCCAGAATGGTGTCATAGGTCTTCTCGGCGTCGGCGGCGGTCTTGACGCCGACCACCACGCCGCCCGCTTCGGTCTTGTGCAGAATGTCCGGCGAGACGATCTTCATCACCACCGGAAAACCCATGCCGGAGGCGATCTTGCCGGCGTCGGCGGCCGACTTGGCGACGCCCTCCTTCGGGACCGGGATGCCGTAGGCATCGCACACCAGTTTGCCTTCCGGCGCCGTCAGGCTGGTGCGTTTGTCCGCCTTGACGGAATCGAGGATTTTGCGGACCGCATCTTTGGAATTCGACATTGGCTTCCCTCCTTGGCGTCTGTTTTTTGGTTCGCTGGCAGCGCGTGCGGGCGTCAGGACTGCAAATTCCCGGCGCACATTCAATCGAGGTTCCCGATGATCGCTTACGCGGGTCCGCGTTGGCTGCGGTATTCCTGGGTGGTAGTGGTCGACCACCTATGGCATTTGGTATGCCAGAGACAAGATTGTCAAGCCGATGCAAGGAGTGGAAGTGCTGAAAACACGGTCAACTTGACAGTGTGGTATTTGGTATGCCAAAAACTCTCTTGGTAATCTTCTGTTAAAAGGCGTCTCCGCAACGGAGGAGACCAGTCGTGCCCACACGGAAACCAACCAAGGCGCCGCCACCCATGGCTGAGGCAGAAATCGCGATCGTCCGCATTGCGCCGGAGACCAGCTTCAAGAACAAAGCCTATGAGGCGTTGAAAGAGGCGATCCTCAAGATGGACATCTACGCGACGCCCGAGCCGGTGATGCTCGACGAGCGCGCGCTGTCCGAACGTCTCGGCGTCAGCCGCACCCCGATCCGCGAAGCGATCGCGATGCTGGAACAGGACGGCTTCGTCAAGACGGTGCCACGCCGCGGCATCATCGTCGTGCGCCGCACCAAGAGCGAGATCGTCGACATGATTCGCGCCTGGGCCGCGCTCGAGAGCATGGCCGCGCGGCTGATCACGACGACTGCGCGCAAGAAGGACATCTCCGCGCTGCGCGACTTCTTCAGGAATTTCGGCAAGGACCGCCTGCCGCAGGACCACGTCGAGGAATATTCCAAGGCCAACATCGCCTTTCACCAGGCGCTGATCTCGCTCTCGGAGTCGCCGACGCTGGTCGATATGACCAACGATATCCTGCTGCACGTGCGCGGCTACCGGCAACTGACGATCGGGCGAACGGACCGCACCGCAACCTCGTTGCCCGAACACATGGCGATCATCGAAGCGCTCGAGGAGCGTGACACCGAATTGGCGGAAAAGCGCGCGCGCGATCACACGCTCGGCCTTGCCGCCTATGTTGAAGCGCACGGCCAGGAGCTGTTTTAGCGAAGGACGGCTTTTTATTTTGGACCAGCTGGATGAGGCAAAGACTCGTCCAAACCAAGAAACGACAGGGAGAAGCGGAATGTCCGCAGTAGTGCAGACCATCGATGCCAACGCAGCCGACGAACGTGAACTGACGGACGGCTTTCATCTCGTCATCGATGCGCTGAAACTCAACGGCATCAACACCATCTACGGCGTTCCGGGGATTCCGATCACCGATCTCGGCCGCATGGCGCAAGCCGCCGGCATTCGCGTCATCTCGTTCCGCCACGAGCAGAACGCCGGCAATGCCGCGGCCATCGCCGGCTTCCTGACCAAGAAACCCGGCGTCTGCCTGACGGTTTCGGCGCCCGGCTTTCTCAACGGCCTGACGGCGCTGGCCAACGCCACCACCAACTGCTTCCCGATGATCCTGATCTCGGGCTCGTCCGAGCGCGAGATCGTCGACCTGCAGCAGGGCGACTACGAGGAGATGGACCAGCTCGCAATCGCCAAGCCGCTGTGCAAGGCGGCGTTCCGCGTGCTGCATGCCGCCGACATCGGCATCGGGCTGGCGCGCGCGATCCGCGCGGCGGTGTCGGGACGTCCGGGCGGTGTCTATCTCGATTTGCCGGGCAAGCTGTTCTCCCAGGTGATGGACGCCGAAGCCGGTGCCAAGTCGCTGGTCAAGGTGATCGACGCGGCGCCAGCGCAAATTCCGGCTCCCGCCGCGGTCAAGCGCGCGCTCGACGTGTTGAAGAGCGCCAAGCGTCCGCTGATCATCCTCGGCAAGGGCGCGGCCTATGCACAGGCCGACGACGACATTCGCGCGCTGGTCGAGAAGAGCGGCATTCCGTTCCTGCCGATGAGCATGGCCAAGGGTCTCTTGCCCGACACCCATCCGCAATGCGCAGGCGCGGCGCGCTCGACCGTGCTCAAGGACGCCGACGTCGTGATGCTGATCGGCGCCCGCCTCAACTGGCTGCTGTCGCACGGCAAGGGCAAGACCTGGGGCGAAGCACCCAAGAAGTTCATCCAGATCGACATCGAGCCCAGGGAAATGGACTCCAACGTCGAGATCGTCGCCCCCGTGGTCGGCGACATCGGCTCCTGCATTGCCGCCCTGCTCGCCGGCATTGACGGCAAGTGGCCGGCGCCGCCGTCCGACTGGACCGGCGCGGTAAGAGCAAAGCGCGACGACAACGTCGCCAAGATGGCGCCGCGGCTGATGAACAACAACTCGCCGATGGACTATCACGGCGCGCTCGGCGCGTTGCGCAGCGTCATCAAGGAACGGCCGGATGCCATCCTGGTCAACGAGGGCGCCAACACGCTCGATCTAGCGCGCGGCATCATCGACATGTATCAGCCGCGCAAGCGCCTCGACGTCGGCACTTGGGGCGTGATGGGCATCGGCATGGGCTTTGCGATCGCAGCCGCCATCGAGACCGGCAAGCCGGTGCTCGCCGTCGAGGGCGACAGCGCGTTCGGTTTCTCCGGCATGGAAGTGGAGACGATCTGCCGCTACAACCTGCCGGTCTGCGTCGTCATCTTCAACAACAACGGCATCTATCGCGGCACCGACGTCAATCCGACCGGCGGTGCCGACGTGGCGCCCACCGTGTTCGTCAAGGGCTCGCGCTACGACAAGATGATGGAAGCCTTCGGCGGCGTCGGCATCAACGCGACCTCGCCGGACGAGCTGAAGCGGGCGGTCGACGCGGCGATGAATTCCGGCAAGCCGACCCTGATCAACGCCGTGCTCGATCCCGCCGCCGGCAGCGAGAGCGGCCGCATCGGCAACCTCAATCCGCAGAGCAAGCTGAAGAAGAAATAACCCGCCATATCGGGCGGGACCGGCACCCGGCCCCGCCCCTCATTCATTCCTGCGCGCGCGCAGGAGCAGACACCATACGGAGCAAGACGATGACAAAGGCGCTGAAGGGCGTTCGCATTCTCGATTTCACCCACGTCCAGTCAGGGCCGACCTGCACGCAGTTGCTGGCCTGGTTCGGCGCCGACGTGATCAAGGTCGAGCGCCCGGGCGTCGGCGACATCACCCGCGGTCAATTGCAGGACATCCCGAATGTCGACAGCCTGTATTTCACCATGCTCAACCACAACAAGCGTTCGATCACGCTCGACACCAAGAACCCGAAGGGCAAGGAAGTCCTCACCGCGCTGATCAAGAACTGCGACGTGCTGGTGGAAAATTTCGGTCCCGGCGTGCTCGATCGCATGGGATTTCCGTGGGAGCAGATTCACGCCATCAACCCGAAAATGATCGTGGCCTCGATCAAGGGCTTCGGCCCCGGCCCTTACGAAGACTGCAAGGTGTATGAGAACGTCGCGCAGTGCACCGGCGGCGCGGCCTCGACCACCGGTTTCCGCGACGGACTGCCGCTCGTCACCGGCGCCCAGATCGGCGACAGCGGCACCGGCCTGCACCTGGCGCTCGGCATCGTCACCGCGCTCTATCAGCGCACGATGACCGGCAAGGGACAGAAGGTCACCGCCGCGATGC
The genomic region above belongs to Bradyrhizobium sediminis and contains:
- a CDS encoding GntR family transcriptional regulator, coding for MAEAEIAIVRIAPETSFKNKAYEALKEAILKMDIYATPEPVMLDERALSERLGVSRTPIREAIAMLEQDGFVKTVPRRGIIVVRRTKSEIVDMIRAWAALESMAARLITTTARKKDISALRDFFRNFGKDRLPQDHVEEYSKANIAFHQALISLSESPTLVDMTNDILLHVRGYRQLTIGRTDRTATSLPEHMAIIEALEERDTELAEKRARDHTLGLAAYVEAHGQELF
- the oxc gene encoding oxalyl-CoA decarboxylase, with translation MSAVVQTIDANAADERELTDGFHLVIDALKLNGINTIYGVPGIPITDLGRMAQAAGIRVISFRHEQNAGNAAAIAGFLTKKPGVCLTVSAPGFLNGLTALANATTNCFPMILISGSSEREIVDLQQGDYEEMDQLAIAKPLCKAAFRVLHAADIGIGLARAIRAAVSGRPGGVYLDLPGKLFSQVMDAEAGAKSLVKVIDAAPAQIPAPAAVKRALDVLKSAKRPLIILGKGAAYAQADDDIRALVEKSGIPFLPMSMAKGLLPDTHPQCAGAARSTVLKDADVVMLIGARLNWLLSHGKGKTWGEAPKKFIQIDIEPREMDSNVEIVAPVVGDIGSCIAALLAGIDGKWPAPPSDWTGAVRAKRDDNVAKMAPRLMNNNSPMDYHGALGALRSVIKERPDAILVNEGANTLDLARGIIDMYQPRKRLDVGTWGVMGIGMGFAIAAAIETGKPVLAVEGDSAFGFSGMEVETICRYNLPVCVVIFNNNGIYRGTDVNPTGGADVAPTVFVKGSRYDKMMEAFGGVGINATSPDELKRAVDAAMNSGKPTLINAVLDPAAGSESGRIGNLNPQSKLKKK